In Promicromonospora sukumoe, the following proteins share a genomic window:
- a CDS encoding DUF1963 domain-containing protein — protein sequence MHEAVRAVRREAPGAAGALDRLERFQDAATGSGIPAVETERWLNLARPCVLLTREADGPVVARLGGPLLLPPDVATPSDPYELGGPDGGVRHADHQLIATLDLAAIPEGATDLPLPPDGQLLLFANPDLEIGLAGGALYVPAGVAVEERATAPDYEPYEYESPEELDADLRRRGELRLAHDVTLPQHAFDAGLLARHPRAGDLREVWEDTRDDRPWHVRTLQIGGHAWDHEDWGDPAAGQDRVLLAQWEGLPMATVYWTMTRQDLEALRFDRVTVTMYSNP from the coding sequence ATGCACGAGGCTGTGCGAGCGGTACGACGAGAGGCGCCCGGCGCGGCCGGCGCCCTCGACCGGCTGGAGCGATTCCAGGACGCGGCGACGGGGAGCGGGATCCCCGCGGTGGAGACGGAGCGGTGGCTCAACCTGGCCCGGCCGTGCGTCCTCCTCACGCGGGAGGCCGACGGGCCGGTCGTGGCGCGGCTCGGCGGTCCGCTGCTGCTGCCGCCCGACGTCGCGACGCCGTCCGACCCGTACGAGCTCGGCGGGCCCGACGGCGGCGTCCGGCACGCCGACCACCAGCTCATCGCGACCCTGGACCTGGCCGCGATCCCGGAGGGGGCCACGGACCTGCCGCTCCCGCCGGACGGTCAGCTCCTGCTGTTCGCCAACCCGGACCTGGAGATCGGCCTCGCCGGCGGCGCCCTGTACGTACCGGCCGGCGTCGCCGTCGAGGAGCGCGCGACCGCGCCCGACTACGAGCCGTACGAGTACGAGTCGCCCGAGGAGCTGGACGCCGACCTGCGCCGTCGGGGCGAGCTGCGCCTGGCGCACGACGTGACACTGCCCCAGCACGCCTTCGACGCCGGGCTGCTCGCCCGGCACCCGCGCGCGGGGGACCTGCGGGAGGTGTGGGAGGACACGCGGGACGACCGGCCGTGGCACGTCCGCACGCTCCAGATCGGTGGTCACGCCTGGGACCACGAGGACTGGGGCGATCCCGCCGCCGGGCAGGACCGGGTGCTGCTGGCCCAGTGGGAGGGGCTCCCGATGGCCACCGTCTACTGGACGATGACCCGGCAGGACCTGGAGGCGCTCCGGTTCGACCGGGTCACCGTCACGATGTACTCCAACCCGTGA